A single genomic interval of Christensenellaceae bacterium 44-20 harbors:
- a CDS encoding GtrA family protein has product MKKFKLTKELVLYVVFGALTTVVSFGSYYACNTMLGIHYLASNIVSWILAVLFAYITNKLFVFESKGLSKKELAREFFAFIAARLVSLGMEELGLWLMIGALHWNENLAKLIMQVVVVIANYVFSKLFIFKKTAVEE; this is encoded by the coding sequence TTGAAGAAATTTAAACTGACAAAAGAACTAGTGCTTTATGTTGTGTTTGGCGCCCTGACGACAGTGGTGAGCTTTGGCTCCTACTACGCCTGCAACACGATGCTGGGCATCCACTACCTGGCCAGCAATATCGTCTCCTGGATTTTGGCCGTGCTGTTCGCATATATCACCAACAAGCTGTTTGTCTTTGAGAGCAAAGGGCTTTCCAAAAAAGAGCTGGCGCGGGAATTTTTTGCTTTTATTGCGGCGCGGCTGGTTTCGCTGGGCATGGAAGAGCTGGGATTATGGCTGATGATCGGGGCGCTGCACTGGAATGAGAATCTTGCCAAGCTCATCATGCAGGTAGTTGTCGTCATCGCCAACTATGTTTTCAGCAAACTGTTCATTTTTAAGAAAACGGCGGTTGAAGAATAG
- a CDS encoding FGGY-family carbohydrate kinase → MKYLLAHDLGTSGDKVALFQEDGKMLGSVITPYETFYGDDGVREQDPSDWWRAVCEGTRQLMAKIDPKDVAAVSFGGMGHCCTCLDEQGNFLDRSILWSDVRSYREQEELEQIVGAKRCYEVTGHKPSSSYTITKMMWMKKHKPEIYSKTYKVLTAKDVIVYKLTGRMCTDYSDASGYMAYNYRTKQWDREMIEACGLNYSMFPEIVSGIEVAGYVTKEAAEASGLAEGTPVVPGGMDGGVAGVGRGTLAETGFHLGTSSGASLNVPADVLDEQQRYEIWCNIDDPNEVSMSGSMNAFGGSIAWMRDNLCAKEAQLAKETGKNIFEFINENAAKSPVGARGLIYLPYLQGERSPYFNAKARGCFIGLTMQHTQDDMKRAVMEGCALHLALMMKQLEEISGKQPPQKATISGGASKSKLVCQIMADVMNCEMMNINVSDEVGSLGAAICAGVGVGIFKDFSVANQFVEITGTTKPIPENVKRYQQILPLFERAYAALEPIFEEIKE, encoded by the coding sequence ATGAAGTATCTATTGGCGCATGATCTTGGGACGAGCGGGGATAAAGTCGCCCTGTTCCAGGAGGATGGCAAGATGCTGGGCAGCGTGATCACCCCCTACGAGACTTTTTACGGGGACGACGGCGTGCGCGAGCAGGATCCGAGCGACTGGTGGAGGGCAGTTTGCGAGGGAACCCGGCAGCTGATGGCGAAGATCGACCCCAAAGACGTCGCCGCAGTTTCCTTTGGGGGCATGGGGCATTGCTGCACATGCCTGGATGAGCAGGGCAACTTCCTGGATCGCTCGATTTTATGGAGCGACGTGCGCTCCTACCGCGAGCAGGAGGAGCTGGAGCAGATCGTCGGGGCAAAAAGATGCTATGAAGTTACCGGGCATAAGCCCTCTTCTTCCTATACCATCACCAAGATGATGTGGATGAAGAAGCACAAGCCCGAAATTTACAGCAAGACGTATAAAGTGCTGACGGCAAAGGATGTCATCGTCTATAAGCTGACGGGGCGGATGTGCACGGATTATTCGGATGCCAGCGGCTATATGGCCTATAACTACCGCACTAAGCAGTGGGATCGGGAGATGATCGAGGCCTGCGGGCTTAATTACTCCATGTTCCCGGAGATCGTCAGCGGCATCGAGGTCGCGGGGTATGTTACCAAAGAGGCGGCGGAGGCCTCGGGCCTTGCGGAAGGGACGCCGGTCGTCCCAGGCGGCATGGACGGCGGCGTGGCAGGCGTGGGCCGGGGAACCCTGGCCGAGACGGGCTTCCACCTGGGCACATCTTCGGGCGCATCGCTCAATGTCCCGGCGGATGTGCTGGATGAACAGCAGCGCTATGAGATCTGGTGCAATATCGACGACCCGAACGAAGTCTCCATGTCCGGCTCGATGAACGCCTTTGGCGGCTCGATCGCCTGGATGCGGGATAACCTTTGCGCCAAAGAGGCGCAGCTCGCCAAAGAGACGGGCAAAAATATCTTTGAATTTATCAACGAGAATGCGGCCAAATCTCCTGTGGGCGCGCGCGGGCTCATCTACCTGCCCTACTTGCAGGGCGAGCGCTCCCCTTATTTTAATGCGAAAGCCAGGGGGTGCTTCATCGGCCTGACCATGCAGCATACGCAGGACGATATGAAGCGCGCCGTGATGGAGGGATGCGCTCTGCATCTGGCGCTGATGATGAAGCAGTTAGAAGAGATCTCCGGCAAGCAGCCGCCCCAAAAGGCGACGATTTCCGGCGGTGCCAGCAAGAGCAAGCTAGTCTGCCAGATTATGGCGGATGTGATGAACTGCGAGATGATGAATATCAACGTCTCGGATGAGGTCGGCTCGCTGGGCGCGGCGATCTGCGCCGGCGTGGGCGTGGGCATTTTTAAGGATTTCTCCGTGGCCAACCAGTTCGTCGAGATTACGGGGACGACCAAGCCGATTCCCGAAAATGTGAAGCGCTATCAGCAGATTCTGCCTTTGTTTGAGCGCGCTTATGCGGCTCTGGAGCCCATCTTTGAGGAGATCAAAGAATAG
- a CDS encoding FGGY-family carbohydrate kinase produces the protein MKYLLAHDIGTSGDKAALFSADGRLIASKTVAYQTFYAQGGAIEQRPQDWWEAVCQATRAVTAGIDPAQIAAVCFGGMGHCCTCLDEQGNFLAPSLLWSDSRSGQEQAELEAAFGAKKCYEVTGHKCSTAYTITKLMWIKKHWPEVYQKTHKVLTAKDVIVYRLTGRMCTDYSDACGYMAYDYKKMAWNPEIIAAAGLRQGLFPEIVSGREVAGYVTRQAAAETGLAEGTPVVPGGMDGQVANIGAGTLGETNFHLGTSTTARLHVPADITDPQERYEFWAGIQPGTGDLAGTMNAFGGSIAWMRQNLCGREEKRAAQAGIPIFEALAERAAQSPVGARGLIFLPFLQGERTPYFDARAKGCFLGLSMHHTDADLKRAVFEGAALHLAMMMEDLAELSGKPAPQTASVAGGAAGSDLVCQMMADAMGCRMLRLSVGGEVGSLGAAVCGGVGVGLYSDFSAANEFLSVEKEFEPNLAHAQIYREKLGLYRKCYPALKEIFAQMA, from the coding sequence ATGAAATATCTATTGGCGCATGATATTGGAACCAGCGGAGACAAGGCGGCGCTTTTCTCGGCGGATGGGCGCCTGATCGCCAGCAAGACAGTCGCTTACCAGACGTTCTATGCCCAGGGCGGCGCCATCGAGCAGCGCCCGCAGGATTGGTGGGAAGCCGTCTGCCAGGCGACCAGGGCTGTAACGGCAGGGATCGATCCGGCGCAGATCGCGGCGGTCTGCTTTGGAGGCATGGGGCATTGCTGCACATGCCTGGATGAGCAGGGCAATTTCCTGGCGCCCTCTCTTCTATGGAGCGACAGCCGAAGCGGCCAGGAGCAGGCGGAGCTGGAGGCGGCCTTTGGCGCGAAAAAATGCTATGAAGTTACCGGGCACAAATGCTCCACGGCCTATACCATCACCAAACTCATGTGGATTAAGAAGCATTGGCCGGAGGTTTATCAGAAAACGCACAAAGTGCTGACGGCAAAGGACGTCATCGTCTATCGGCTGACGGGGCGGATGTGCACGGATTATTCGGATGCCTGCGGCTATATGGCCTATGATTATAAAAAGATGGCGTGGAATCCGGAGATCATCGCGGCAGCTGGCCTGCGGCAGGGGCTTTTTCCGGAGATCGTCAGCGGCCGGGAAGTGGCCGGGTATGTTACCCGGCAGGCGGCGGCAGAGACCGGCCTTGCGGAGGGGACGCCGGTCGTCCCGGGCGGCATGGATGGGCAGGTGGCCAATATCGGCGCTGGGACGCTGGGCGAGACCAACTTCCATCTGGGCACGTCTACCACAGCGCGGCTGCATGTGCCGGCAGATATCACGGATCCGCAGGAGCGGTATGAGTTCTGGGCGGGCATCCAGCCGGGCACAGGCGATCTCGCCGGGACGATGAACGCCTTTGGCGGCTCGATCGCTTGGATGCGGCAAAACCTCTGCGGCCGGGAAGAGAAGCGGGCGGCGCAGGCGGGCATACCGATCTTTGAGGCCCTGGCGGAGCGGGCGGCGCAGTCGCCCGTGGGCGCGAGGGGGCTCATCTTCCTGCCTTTTTTGCAGGGCGAGCGCACGCCCTATTTCGATGCCAGGGCAAAGGGCTGTTTTCTGGGGCTTTCCATGCACCATACAGATGCGGATCTCAAGCGGGCAGTCTTTGAGGGGGCGGCTTTGCACCTGGCCATGATGATGGAAGATCTGGCCGAGCTTTCGGGAAAGCCCGCGCCCCAAACGGCATCGGTTGCCGGAGGGGCAGCAGGCAGCGATCTCGTCTGCCAGATGATGGCGGATGCCATGGGATGCAGGATGCTGCGCCTGAGCGTGGGCGGGGAAGTCGGCTCGCTGGGGGCGGCAGTCTGCGGCGGCGTGGGCGTCGGCCTTTATTCGGATTTTTCTGCGGCAAATGAGTTTTTGTCCGTGGAAAAAGAGTTTGAGCCCAATTTGGCGCACGCGCAGATCTACCGGGAAAAGCTTGGGCTATACCGCAAATGCTATCCGGCGCTGAAAGAGATTTTTGCCCAAATGGCGTAA
- a CDS encoding DUF523 domain-containing protein → MRIAASACLAGKACRYDGRAKPSAEIAGRMAEGEEILLICPECLGGLAVPREPSELTGTGKAVLEGQARAVGRDGEDRTAQFLAGARVALAQLKDAGVETVYLKSKSPSCGVGRIYDGTFTGTLTAGNGVAAELFLQNGIEVICIDE, encoded by the coding sequence ATGAGGATAGCGGCGAGCGCATGCCTGGCAGGAAAGGCATGCCGGTATGACGGCAGGGCAAAGCCCAGCGCAGAGATTGCGGGGCGCATGGCAGAGGGCGAGGAGATTTTGCTGATCTGCCCCGAATGCCTGGGCGGGCTGGCGGTTCCAAGGGAGCCATCTGAGCTGACCGGGACGGGCAAAGCAGTGCTGGAAGGGCAGGCCCGGGCGGTTGGCCGGGACGGCGAAGACCGCACAGCGCAGTTTCTGGCGGGGGCGCGGGTGGCGCTGGCGCAGCTAAAAGATGCAGGGGTTGAGACAGTCTATCTGAAAAGCAAAAGCCCATCCTGCGGGGTTGGCAGGATTTACGACGGCACCTTTACGGGAACGCTTACTGCGGGAAACGGCGTGGCGGCAGAGCTGTTTTTGCAAAACGGGATAGAAGTTATCTGCATAGACGAATGA
- a CDS encoding GNAT family protein — MEVLLRPWRMEDAGEIWHYANNRKVAENLRDVFPFPYAEQDAADFIESCIKGEGKGQLCRAICVEGKPVGSIAVCLGQDVYRRSAELGYWLAEPFWSRGIMSRAVAQICQEAFEAFDIVRIYAEPYAYNQGSRRVLEKAGFALEGILKQSVYKNGRMHDSCIYALVK; from the coding sequence ATGGAAGTTTTGCTGCGGCCCTGGAGGATGGAAGATGCGGGGGAAATTTGGCATTACGCCAACAACCGCAAAGTGGCGGAGAATTTGCGGGATGTTTTCCCTTTCCCGTATGCCGAGCAGGATGCCGCCGATTTTATTGAGAGCTGTATCAAAGGCGAGGGAAAAGGCCAGCTTTGCCGCGCCATCTGCGTGGAGGGAAAGCCTGTGGGCAGCATTGCCGTCTGCCTGGGTCAGGATGTTTACCGCCGATCGGCCGAGCTGGGATATTGGCTGGCCGAGCCTTTCTGGAGCAGGGGAATTATGAGCCGGGCCGTGGCGCAGATCTGCCAGGAAGCCTTTGAAGCGTTTGATATTGTCCGCATCTATGCGGAGCCATATGCCTATAATCAGGGCTCGCGGCGCGTCTTGGAAAAAGCGGGGTTCGCGCTGGAAGGAATTTTGAAGCAGAGCGTATATAAAAACGGGCGGATGCACGATTCCTGCATCTATGCTCTGGTAAAGTAG
- the zapA gene encoding cell division protein ZapA, which produces MGKITVNIAGKEYRIVSDESGEYVNQLAYTLNQQIAETAKSYVGVGNASITTLVALNLTDELQKSRAVLQELEEQVRQMREALRKAEIELSMKTPAQPGENAEIRRLQEICQKLEEENRQLKQGHFKRKNH; this is translated from the coding sequence ATGGGAAAGATAACCGTGAATATCGCTGGAAAAGAATATCGCATTGTTTCGGATGAGAGCGGCGAATACGTCAATCAGCTGGCGTATACGCTCAATCAGCAGATTGCCGAGACGGCCAAAAGCTATGTTGGCGTTGGCAATGCTTCGATTACCACACTGGTCGCGCTGAACCTGACGGATGAATTGCAGAAATCCCGCGCGGTGCTGCAAGAGCTGGAAGAGCAGGTGCGGCAAATGCGGGAGGCGTTGCGCAAAGCGGAGATTGAACTGAGCATGAAAACGCCCGCTCAGCCCGGCGAAAATGCCGAAATCCGAAGGCTTCAGGAGATCTGCCAGAAGCTGGAAGAGGAAAACCGGCAGTTAAAACAGGGGCATTTTAAGAGGAAAAATCATTGA
- a CDS encoding DUF3656 domain-containing protein, with amino-acid sequence MELLAPAGDMQSAKAAFSAGADACYLGGGFSARAYAANFKKEEILELIEYAHLRGKRVHAAINIMLKQSEVSRALEEAAFLYEAGVDAIIASDLGFIAQAHRLFPGLPIHASTQMGVQDAAGARLAAELGCSRVVAARETTLEGLRQMAQTGIPVEAFCHGALCSSVSGACLLSGMAGGRSGNRGRCAQPCRQSYDLLGEQAYHLSTKDLCAVGLLGALKDAGVCSLKIEGRMKRPEYVAIVTHTYRQALDALENGRKFDLQAAMEELRRIYNRGGFCTGYLEGSRDVTYLQRPGHLGTALGRIGQVKAKKAILSTQEQIQKGDGLEFRAGSRSHGGLALPYADRIAGGYRIAVSPEARDGDMAYRTTDAQQMRRAQELMEREIAWPMQALLTAAPGQPARLRLFCQGQECEVAAPEVCQEAQRPLDRERIAAQIGKTGGTVFRLEHTRMQIEGNPFLPASALNELRRRAIDEMEQKLLRKARLYPARPAEERAKGVRAGEAVQVGGLYLAAQVQTAEQAQAALEAGADRVYLRCSCDEKQFEKAQEMGIAVYLALPAYLDDAESAAAEGLLRKYDCFCGILAGNLAGIALARKLGMPFAADFPLNVASGEAAECLKKLGAAEIAVSAELNLSEIAQIQGVKKEVVAFGRIPVMYLRHCPLKKQGKCGTCGKAQLRDGKGYEFPLVRGGVSSCLLQVLASVPMAMEDLGALRQAGAAGIRLCFWQETPEQAAQVISAYQKAQKTGALVGFSGMIKGKVNKGHLQRGIE; translated from the coding sequence ATGGAGTTACTGGCCCCGGCAGGGGATATGCAGTCTGCCAAAGCGGCCTTTTCGGCCGGGGCGGATGCCTGCTATCTTGGCGGGGGCTTCAGCGCCCGGGCATACGCGGCGAATTTTAAAAAAGAAGAGATATTGGAGCTGATTGAGTATGCGCATTTGCGCGGCAAGCGGGTGCACGCGGCCATCAATATCATGCTCAAGCAGAGCGAAGTGAGCCGGGCACTGGAAGAGGCGGCTTTCCTCTATGAGGCGGGAGTGGACGCCATTATCGCCTCGGATTTGGGGTTTATTGCGCAGGCGCACCGGCTCTTCCCTGGTCTGCCCATCCATGCCAGCACGCAGATGGGCGTGCAGGATGCGGCCGGGGCGCGGCTTGCGGCAGAGCTGGGATGCAGCCGGGTGGTGGCCGCCAGAGAGACGACGCTGGAAGGACTGCGGCAAATGGCGCAGACGGGCATTCCGGTTGAGGCGTTTTGCCATGGGGCGCTCTGCTCGAGCGTTTCCGGGGCGTGCCTGCTCTCGGGCATGGCCGGCGGACGCAGCGGGAACAGGGGAAGATGCGCACAGCCCTGCCGGCAGAGCTATGATCTGCTGGGAGAACAGGCGTATCATTTGAGCACCAAGGATCTCTGCGCGGTCGGCCTGCTGGGCGCGCTCAAAGATGCGGGAGTCTGCTCGCTCAAAATCGAAGGGCGGATGAAGCGGCCGGAGTACGTCGCCATCGTCACGCATACCTATCGCCAGGCGCTGGATGCCCTGGAAAATGGGAGGAAATTCGATTTGCAGGCGGCGATGGAAGAACTGCGCAGAATTTACAACCGCGGCGGCTTTTGCACGGGCTATTTGGAGGGCAGCCGGGATGTTACCTATTTACAGCGGCCAGGGCATTTGGGCACTGCGCTGGGCAGGATTGGGCAGGTCAAAGCCAAGAAGGCCATTCTATCTACGCAGGAGCAGATCCAGAAGGGCGATGGGCTGGAATTCCGCGCCGGGAGCCGATCGCACGGCGGGCTGGCGCTTCCCTATGCCGACCGCATTGCGGGCGGATACCGCATTGCCGTCAGCCCGGAGGCTCGGGACGGGGATATGGCTTATCGCACCACGGATGCACAGCAGATGCGGCGGGCACAGGAGCTGATGGAAAGGGAGATTGCCTGGCCCATGCAGGCGCTGCTGACTGCGGCGCCGGGACAGCCGGCGCGCCTGCGGCTTTTCTGCCAGGGGCAGGAATGCGAGGTGGCCGCACCCGAGGTTTGCCAGGAGGCGCAAAGGCCGCTGGATCGGGAGCGCATTGCCGCGCAGATAGGCAAAACCGGCGGGACGGTGTTCCGGCTGGAGCACACCCGGATGCAGATAGAGGGCAACCCTTTTCTTCCTGCATCCGCTCTCAATGAGCTGCGCCGCCGGGCGATTGACGAGATGGAGCAGAAGCTTTTGCGAAAAGCCAGGCTCTACCCGGCGCGCCCGGCAGAGGAGCGTGCAAAGGGAGTGCGGGCTGGCGAGGCTGTGCAGGTTGGCGGGCTTTATTTGGCCGCACAGGTGCAGACGGCGGAGCAGGCGCAGGCGGCGCTGGAGGCCGGGGCGGATCGTGTCTATCTGCGGTGTTCCTGCGATGAAAAACAGTTTGAAAAGGCGCAGGAGATGGGGATTGCCGTCTATCTGGCCTTGCCCGCCTATCTGGATGACGCTGAGAGCGCTGCGGCAGAGGGGCTGCTGCGCAAATACGATTGCTTTTGCGGGATATTAGCGGGCAATCTGGCCGGGATTGCCCTGGCGCGTAAATTGGGGATGCCCTTTGCCGCAGATTTTCCGCTGAATGTTGCCTCCGGCGAGGCGGCAGAATGCCTGAAAAAGCTGGGCGCGGCAGAGATTGCCGTGAGTGCAGAGCTCAATTTGAGTGAGATTGCGCAGATACAGGGTGTGAAAAAAGAGGTCGTTGCCTTTGGGCGCATCCCAGTGATGTATCTGAGGCACTGCCCGCTCAAAAAACAGGGCAAATGCGGCACATGCGGCAAGGCACAACTGCGGGACGGCAAGGGATATGAATTCCCCTTGGTGCGCGGCGGAGTGAGCAGCTGCCTGCTTCAGGTTTTGGCCAGTGTTCCCATGGCCATGGAGGATTTGGGCGCGCTCAGGCAGGCGGGGGCGGCGGGAATTCGGCTGTGCTTTTGGCAGGAGACGCCGGAGCAGGCGGCGCAGGTGATTTCAGCCTATCAAAAAGCGCAAAAGACTGGCGCTTTGGTGGGTTTTTCTGGTATGATAAAAGGTAAAGTAAATAAAGGACATTTACAGCGAGGGATCGAATAG
- a CDS encoding endonuclease MutS2 → MDDRVLKILGYDKIKEMLADCAVSERGAAAARALLPATDRQEAERLMAQTREAESISISNAAHPMMGFDDLTGELTRLKAGAGLSCAELLRVSRLMKAAKRAKKGITKDENGQLRLLPELAEQLFYDDMLIRRIDDAILSEEEIADQASPALRDIRRRQRNENAFVREKLNAIIRSKEHAAHLQDAIITMRNGRYVVPVKQEYRGNVPGLIHGQSASGATLFIEPMSIVEANNRLRVLEEEERQEIERILLELSALAGAYTYEMQADLDILTYLDLVFAKAALAIRMRAMPVAFNGDDTIDIRSGRHPLIDAKEVIPVSVSVSDEHRTLIITGPNTGGKTVTLKMVGLFSAMAQSGLFLPALEGSSLPLFEKIFADIGDEQSIEQSLSTFSSHMRNIIYILRKAGAHCLVLIDEMGAGTDPEEGTALALAILDELNGRGCKLLTTTHYSEIKAYAMNAEGFENASMEFDAQSLRPTYRLIMGVAGSSNAFLISKRLGLKTPIIEKAKGFMRQERLEFDSLILQAERTRKQAERELERARQMQEHAKEVDARAKKLEKELADKRKSAIERANKDALEIVKKAQEETEQLIKEARKLRGQSESQATKTTEKVRREISAKKEVLKKKAEPGRRPAMPANPAKLSVGQTVHIYSLDVDATVSSLPDAKGMVGVQAGIMSMNVHLSDLELRAETGKKKGVRTSRVSLSHKSVPLSINLHGYTVEEAILEVDRYLDDAFLAGLSEVSIIHGKGTGALRSGVQNFLRRHPHAAEFRLGKFGEGEDGVTIVTLK, encoded by the coding sequence ATGGATGACAGAGTGCTCAAGATTTTGGGCTACGATAAGATAAAAGAGATGCTGGCGGACTGCGCAGTTTCCGAGCGGGGCGCGGCCGCGGCAAGGGCGCTTTTGCCGGCGACAGATCGGCAGGAGGCCGAGCGGCTGATGGCGCAGACCAGGGAGGCAGAGAGCATCAGCATTTCCAACGCCGCCCACCCCATGATGGGATTTGACGATTTGACCGGGGAGCTGACGCGCCTCAAAGCCGGAGCGGGGCTTTCCTGCGCCGAGCTGCTGCGGGTTTCCCGGCTGATGAAGGCGGCCAAGCGGGCAAAAAAAGGGATTACAAAAGACGAGAACGGCCAGCTTCGGCTTCTGCCCGAGCTGGCGGAGCAGCTGTTTTACGACGATATGCTCATCCGGCGCATTGACGACGCGATTTTGAGCGAGGAGGAGATCGCAGATCAGGCATCTCCGGCTCTGCGGGATATTCGGCGCAGGCAGAGAAACGAAAATGCGTTCGTGCGCGAGAAGCTCAACGCGATCATCCGCAGCAAAGAGCACGCGGCGCATTTGCAGGACGCGATTATCACCATGCGGAACGGGCGGTATGTTGTGCCCGTCAAGCAGGAATACCGCGGCAATGTCCCGGGGCTGATTCACGGGCAGTCTGCCAGCGGCGCGACGCTGTTTATCGAACCCATGAGCATTGTGGAGGCAAACAACCGCCTGCGGGTTCTGGAAGAAGAGGAGAGGCAGGAGATCGAGCGGATTTTGCTGGAGCTATCAGCTCTGGCCGGGGCCTATACCTATGAGATGCAGGCGGATCTGGATATTTTGACATATCTGGATTTGGTGTTTGCCAAGGCGGCGCTGGCCATCCGGATGCGGGCCATGCCCGTCGCCTTTAACGGGGATGATACCATCGATATCCGCTCTGGCCGGCACCCGCTGATCGATGCAAAGGAAGTGATTCCGGTTTCTGTCTCGGTTTCGGATGAGCACAGGACGCTGATCATCACCGGCCCGAATACCGGCGGCAAGACGGTTACGCTCAAGATGGTCGGCCTATTTTCGGCCATGGCGCAGAGCGGGCTGTTCCTGCCCGCGCTGGAGGGCAGCAGCCTGCCGCTCTTTGAGAAGATTTTTGCAGATATCGGCGATGAACAGAGCATCGAGCAGTCGCTCTCGACGTTCAGCTCGCACATGCGCAACATCATCTATATTCTGCGCAAGGCTGGGGCGCACTGCCTGGTGCTCATCGACGAGATGGGCGCGGGGACGGACCCGGAGGAAGGAACGGCGCTGGCGCTGGCTATTTTGGATGAGCTCAATGGCCGAGGCTGCAAGCTGCTGACGACCACGCATTACAGCGAGATCAAGGCTTACGCGATGAACGCAGAGGGCTTTGAAAACGCCAGCATGGAGTTTGACGCACAGTCTCTGCGGCCGACTTACCGGCTGATCATGGGCGTTGCGGGCTCGAGCAACGCATTTCTCATTTCCAAGCGGCTGGGGCTCAAGACGCCCATCATTGAGAAGGCAAAGGGTTTTATGCGCCAGGAGCGCCTGGAATTCGACAGCCTCATTTTGCAGGCAGAGCGCACGCGAAAGCAGGCAGAGCGGGAGCTGGAGCGGGCCAGGCAGATGCAGGAACACGCCAAAGAGGTGGACGCCCGGGCCAAGAAGCTGGAAAAAGAGCTGGCGGATAAGCGCAAGAGCGCCATAGAGCGCGCAAACAAGGATGCGCTGGAGATCGTCAAAAAGGCGCAGGAGGAGACCGAGCAGCTCATCAAAGAGGCGCGCAAGCTGCGGGGCCAGAGCGAGAGCCAGGCGACCAAAACGACGGAGAAAGTGCGCAGAGAGATCTCTGCAAAAAAAGAGGTGCTCAAAAAGAAGGCTGAGCCGGGACGCCGCCCGGCTATGCCCGCCAACCCGGCCAAGCTTTCGGTTGGGCAGACCGTGCATATCTACAGCCTGGATGTGGACGCGACGGTCTCCAGCCTGCCGGATGCCAAGGGCATGGTGGGCGTGCAGGCGGGGATCATGAGCATGAACGTGCATCTTTCGGATTTGGAGCTGCGCGCAGAGACGGGCAAGAAAAAAGGGGTGCGCACCAGCCGCGTCTCTTTATCGCATAAGAGCGTTCCGCTCTCCATCAACCTGCATGGGTACACCGTGGAAGAGGCGATTTTGGAGGTGGACCGCTATCTGGATGATGCGTTCCTGGCCGGGCTCAGCGAGGTTTCCATCATTCACGGCAAGGGAACCGGCGCACTGCGCAGCGGCGTTCAGAATTTCCTGCGGCGGCACCCGCACGCGGCGGAATTCCGGCTGGGGAAATTTGGCGAAGGAGAAGACGGAGTTACGATTGTTACATTAAAATGA
- a CDS encoding haloacid dehalogenase-like hydrolase encodes MNVFDFDGTIYDGDSTRDFFAFCLKKYPRTWLSLPRTGICAVGFLLHLMPKTRFKQNFYRFLRGVPDAGQAVEQFWQAHMGNIQAWYLGVKAEGDLVISASPEFLLETPCRQLGILPPIASRVDAKTGIYSGVNCHGKEKVRRFREQFGQAAVENFYSDSKSDSPMAELAAQAFFIQKGQVLPWPW; translated from the coding sequence ATGAATGTATTTGATTTTGACGGCACAATTTATGATGGAGACAGCACCCGGGATTTTTTCGCGTTTTGCCTGAAAAAATACCCTAGAACCTGGCTTTCTCTGCCCAGAACAGGCATTTGCGCGGTGGGTTTTCTCCTGCATCTGATGCCCAAGACCAGATTCAAGCAGAATTTCTATCGGTTTTTGCGGGGCGTCCCGGATGCGGGGCAGGCAGTGGAGCAATTCTGGCAGGCGCACATGGGAAACATCCAGGCGTGGTATCTGGGTGTGAAAGCAGAAGGGGATCTGGTGATCTCCGCTTCCCCGGAATTTCTGCTGGAGACGCCTTGCAGGCAGCTGGGGATTTTGCCGCCCATCGCGTCCCGAGTCGATGCGAAAACAGGGATTTACAGCGGCGTGAACTGCCATGGCAAGGAGAAAGTGCGGCGTTTCCGGGAGCAATTTGGGCAGGCGGCTGTGGAAAATTTTTATTCGGATTCCAAATCCGATTCCCCTATGGCAGAACTGGCGGCCCAGGCCTTTTTCATCCAAAAAGGGCAGGTGCTCCCGTGGCCATGGTAG
- a CDS encoding cold-shock protein, with protein MNKGTVKWFNAGKGFGFISNDDGGDDVFVHFSAIVCDGFKTLAEGQKVTFETEADPRNSGKLRAVNVVPVEE; from the coding sequence ATGAATAAAGGTACAGTAAAGTGGTTTAACGCAGGCAAAGGCTTCGGCTTCATTTCGAATGATGATGGCGGCGACGATGTGTTCGTGCATTTCTCCGCAATCGTCTGCGATGGCTTCAAGACTCTTGCAGAAGGCCAGAAAGTTACTTTCGAGACTGAGGCAGATCCCAGAAACAGCGGTAAGCTGCGTGCTGTGAACGTTGTTCCGGTTGAGGAGTAA
- a CDS encoding YcxB family protein produces MDRVTLETKLDKKEYRVISYWNAFCKTPTLIILSVLCVVIGGLNLLLNPQGVMLYLSLVLVLYPFLLIGVLSFGIYRMNKSHDVEKATHARYTVSAEGIETELLQREGRAFTGWGEIYRAYENRRYFILFVNRSQLIAMEKEALPEGGEQALRRILKENLGKRCKIR; encoded by the coding sequence ATGGATCGCGTAACACTGGAGACAAAGCTGGATAAAAAAGAATATAGGGTCATCAGCTACTGGAACGCCTTTTGCAAGACGCCCACGCTGATCATCTTATCTGTGCTCTGCGTCGTCATCGGCGGGCTGAATTTGCTGTTAAATCCGCAGGGCGTCATGCTGTATTTGAGCCTGGTGCTGGTGCTGTATCCATTTTTGCTGATTGGCGTGCTCTCCTTTGGCATTTACCGCATGAATAAATCCCACGATGTGGAGAAAGCGACACACGCGCGCTATACCGTGAGCGCAGAGGGAATTGAGACCGAGCTTTTACAGCGCGAGGGGCGCGCTTTTACGGGCTGGGGAGAGATTTACCGCGCCTACGAGAACCGGCGCTATTTCATCCTGTTTGTCAACCGCTCCCAGCTGATCGCCATGGAAAAAGAGGCGCTCCCGGAGGGCGGCGAGCAGGCACTGCGCAGAATTTTGAAGGAAAATCTGGGAAAACGCTGCAAAATCCGCTGA